One Actinospica robiniae DSM 44927 genomic region harbors:
- a CDS encoding ABC transporter substrate-binding protein, translated as MIASSTRSKRRLLGVCATAAALTLLATACGGTGGGSSSGSAAPKSFSFMSATENTVDRAVLTSLSKNECASENTALPLNVQTQPQANLNEKVQLLAGQNALPTLFHEDTPTTVVQLAKSGKVENLEPLLQKLGVEDQLLPSAVSTVKALYNGQLDALPAEYNIEGIFYNKEIFAAHGLSIPTTWDELVADAAKLNAAGIQPFSASGQQGWPITRMIGDYLFRDLGPDAMSDVADGKAKLTDPEYVSAAQKVADLGAKGYFGKGVGSIDYNTAMNTFLTGKAAMLYMGSWALSNIGDSKQDTVGAANIGFMPFPAVAGGKGSIDQYPSNIGLGIVMSSQNADNTEVDNWISCVAKNYGTDSLKSQNTISGFKVNGSVPAANAVTTQVQTTMSTATSSVLWFEALFSAQATTTSQQDATPLVSGSMSAQAFMSAVQNALNSGS; from the coding sequence ATGATCGCCAGCTCGACCCGCTCCAAGAGAAGGCTGCTGGGCGTTTGCGCCACTGCGGCCGCGTTGACTCTGCTGGCCACCGCATGCGGCGGGACGGGAGGCGGGTCGAGCTCCGGCTCCGCCGCGCCGAAGTCGTTCAGCTTCATGTCCGCAACCGAGAACACCGTCGACCGGGCCGTTCTCACCAGCTTGTCGAAGAACGAGTGCGCCTCGGAGAACACGGCGCTGCCGCTGAACGTGCAGACTCAGCCGCAGGCGAATCTCAACGAGAAGGTCCAGCTTCTGGCCGGCCAGAACGCGCTGCCGACGCTCTTCCACGAGGACACTCCGACCACGGTGGTACAGCTGGCGAAGTCGGGCAAGGTCGAGAACCTCGAACCACTGCTGCAGAAGCTGGGCGTCGAGGACCAGCTGCTCCCGTCCGCGGTCTCCACCGTCAAGGCGCTCTACAACGGTCAGCTCGACGCTCTGCCGGCCGAATACAACATCGAAGGCATCTTCTACAACAAGGAGATCTTCGCCGCCCACGGCCTGAGCATCCCGACCACCTGGGACGAGCTCGTCGCGGACGCCGCGAAGCTGAACGCCGCGGGTATCCAGCCGTTCTCCGCCTCGGGGCAGCAGGGCTGGCCCATCACCCGCATGATCGGCGACTACCTCTTCCGCGACCTCGGCCCCGACGCTATGAGTGACGTCGCCGACGGCAAGGCCAAGCTGACCGACCCCGAATACGTCTCGGCCGCCCAGAAGGTCGCCGACCTCGGCGCCAAGGGTTACTTCGGCAAGGGCGTCGGCTCGATCGACTACAACACCGCGATGAACACCTTCCTGACCGGCAAGGCCGCGATGCTCTACATGGGCAGCTGGGCGCTGAGCAACATCGGCGACTCCAAGCAGGACACCGTGGGCGCCGCGAACATCGGCTTCATGCCGTTCCCGGCCGTGGCCGGCGGCAAGGGTTCGATCGACCAGTACCCGTCCAACATCGGCCTGGGCATCGTGATGTCCTCGCAGAACGCGGACAACACCGAGGTCGACAACTGGATCTCGTGCGTCGCCAAGAACTACGGTACCGACTCACTCAAGTCGCAGAACACGATCTCCGGCTTCAAGGTCAACGGCTCGGTGCCCGCGGCCAACGCCGTGACCACCCAGGTGCAGACGACCATGAGTACCGCTACCTCGAGCGTCCTGTGGTTCGAGGCTCTCTTCAGCGCGCAGGCGACCACGACCAGCCAGCAGGACGCCACCCCGCTGGTGTCCGGCTCGATGAGCGCGCAGGCGTTCATGTCCGCCGTTCAGAACGCCCTCAACAGCGGCAGCTGA
- a CDS encoding carbohydrate ABC transporter permease — MHRVLGDKRAIAILLGPALLVYSLIMLVPMFWSVGYSFTKGNTIEGFTWTGFTNFSHLWSDPNAHQALWFTLKYAVVVTVGQVAVGYLLALLYVFFLKRASALVRTLVFFPMVLPTVAVGLLFKALFQIAPQYGPVNQLLVDVGLHPIDWFSSTGTAFIVLVVMDIWRSMGFYAVLLYAGLVDVPDDILESARLDGASGLRLVRHIVLPLSFPVLMSSLIFSINGTLKVFDSILPLTNGGPGNSTTPLTVLMFNTAFDYGNYGYGSAIAFLLTVVCLLVTLLVFRLSRRDLQKG; from the coding sequence ATGCACCGCGTACTCGGTGACAAGAGAGCCATCGCGATCCTGCTGGGTCCGGCTCTGCTCGTCTACTCCCTGATCATGCTCGTCCCGATGTTCTGGTCCGTGGGGTACTCGTTCACCAAGGGCAACACCATCGAGGGCTTCACCTGGACCGGGTTCACCAACTTCAGCCACCTGTGGTCGGATCCGAACGCGCACCAGGCGCTGTGGTTCACCCTCAAGTACGCGGTCGTCGTCACGGTGGGCCAGGTCGCGGTCGGCTACCTCCTCGCCCTGCTTTACGTGTTCTTCCTCAAGCGCGCCTCCGCCCTGGTGCGCACCCTCGTCTTCTTCCCGATGGTGCTGCCCACCGTCGCGGTCGGCCTGCTGTTCAAAGCCCTGTTCCAGATCGCGCCGCAGTACGGCCCGGTCAACCAGCTGCTCGTCGACGTCGGCTTGCACCCGATCGACTGGTTCTCCAGCACCGGCACGGCGTTCATCGTGCTGGTGGTCATGGACATCTGGCGTTCGATGGGCTTCTACGCGGTCCTGCTCTACGCCGGCTTGGTCGACGTGCCCGACGACATCCTCGAGTCGGCCCGCCTCGACGGCGCCTCGGGGCTTCGCCTGGTGCGCCACATCGTGCTGCCGCTCTCCTTCCCGGTGCTGATGTCCTCGCTCATCTTCAGCATCAACGGCACGCTCAAGGTCTTCGACTCGATCCTCCCGCTGACCAACGGCGGGCCCGGGAACAGCACGACGCCGCTGACGGTGCTGATGTTCAACACCGCCTTCGACTACGGCAACTACGGCTACGGCAGCGCCATCGCGTTCCTACTCACGGTCGTGTGCCTGCTGGTCACCCTCCTCGTCTTCCGCCTCTCGCGCCGCGACCTCCAGAAGGGCTGA
- a CDS encoding carbohydrate ABC transporter permease, protein MSTDTPTGTRIQAHPAGRKRRFGPGKLTVRFLITVLILVEVLPMIWMFLTSMKSNSDYLNNSAWSLPTHWLWSNYSTAWTTGSIGLYVRNSALAVFPSLFLLLLLGTAAGFALQIMVWKGRNFTLLIFLAGLMVPVQMILLPLFTVYTQAGISGTLWPLILTYTGANLPLTVFMMSTFYRAVPREMFEAATLDGAGILRSFWAISVPMVRNAILTVGLVEFFFIWNDLLVALTFTNNQNLSTIQVGLLNFTGQFGSTQYGPLFAAICINVFGTLLIYLFLNQKIMKGLTGGAVKG, encoded by the coding sequence ATGTCCACCGACACGCCCACGGGGACGCGCATCCAGGCACACCCGGCCGGCCGCAAGCGACGCTTCGGCCCCGGCAAGCTGACCGTTCGGTTCCTGATCACCGTGCTGATCCTCGTCGAGGTCCTGCCGATGATCTGGATGTTCCTGACGTCCATGAAGTCCAACAGCGACTACCTGAACAACTCGGCCTGGAGTCTGCCGACCCACTGGCTGTGGTCGAACTACTCCACCGCCTGGACCACCGGAAGCATCGGCCTGTACGTGCGCAACAGCGCGCTCGCCGTCTTCCCGTCCCTCTTCCTGCTCCTGCTGCTGGGCACGGCGGCCGGCTTCGCGCTGCAGATCATGGTGTGGAAGGGCCGCAACTTCACCCTGCTCATCTTCCTCGCCGGGCTGATGGTGCCGGTGCAGATGATCCTGCTGCCGCTGTTCACGGTCTACACCCAGGCCGGCATCTCCGGCACGCTCTGGCCGCTGATCCTCACCTACACCGGGGCGAACCTCCCGCTGACGGTGTTCATGATGAGCACCTTCTACCGCGCGGTCCCGCGCGAGATGTTCGAGGCCGCGACGCTCGACGGCGCCGGCATCCTGCGCTCCTTCTGGGCGATCAGCGTGCCGATGGTGCGCAATGCCATCCTCACCGTCGGGCTGGTCGAGTTCTTCTTCATCTGGAACGACCTGCTCGTCGCGCTCACCTTCACGAACAATCAGAACCTCAGCACCATTCAGGTCGGGCTGCTCAACTTCACCGGCCAGTTCGGCTCCACCCAGTACGGTCCGCTGTTCGCGGCCATCTGCATCAACGTCTTCGGCACCCTGCTGATCTATCTGTTCCTCAACCAGAAGATCATGAAGGGCCTCACCGGCGGCGCTGTCAAGGGCTGA
- a CDS encoding glycoside hydrolase family 78 protein produces the protein MRVQPAPVSFEHLRSGLGIGVPAPRLSWTLPPHSLGQDAYELEISRGDGPDALRTGRISSAQQRLVAWPDLSLGSRERAGVRVRVWTDGADEPSDWSEAAVVEAGLLGPADWSAVPVGAAWPEDPHGRRRPARVRRDFEVERQIVRARLYVTAHGLYEAEINGIRVGDDALSPGWTVYSRRLRYYTYDVTEHLSAGANTIGAWLGDGWYRGKYGFDGGTRNIYGTDQSLIAQLEIVHDDGSTTVIATDRTWSAAPSPITESGLYEGESFDARLQDSAWSTPHRSAAEPDWSPVVVRKRDPGTLVAPQGPPVRCTEEVAPVSVARREDGRLLVDFGQNLVGRLRITVDAPAGNAVTIRHAEVLEHGELAVWPLREAHSTDTYISDGAGPDTWEPRFTLHGFRYAEIEGWPDGGVPPEAVTARVYHTDMRRTGWFECSDPLINRLHENVVWSMRGNFVDLPTDCPQRDERLGWTGDIQVFAPTAAFLFDCAGMLDSWLVDVGIEQLPDGTVPWYVPVIPGEPMWTPIQPGAAWGDVSTLTPWLLYQRFDDAGLLRRHFETGKKWVDLMDRVAGPSRLWDTGFQLGDWLDPVAPPDDPASGRTDKYLIATAYFAWSTRHLARIAETIGEDEHAHRYKILADQVAAAFRGRWALPDGLMRVDSPTAYALALRFDLITTPAARKRAGDRLAELVLADDAKIATGFVGTPLLCDALTEAGHIDVAYKLLTQTECPSWLYPVTQGATTIWERWDGLRPDGSLNPGDMTSFNHYALGAVADWLHRTVAGLEATSPGYRTIRFRPRPGGRITSAKARHETPYGTAAIAWELVEEMLSVDVVVPPGCTAELELPGQAPVGLGAGSHRASVQIPNRSLSHAGTIEAR, from the coding sequence ATGCGTGTTCAGCCTGCCCCGGTGTCGTTCGAACACCTCCGGAGCGGACTCGGCATCGGTGTGCCCGCACCGCGCCTGTCCTGGACGCTGCCTCCGCACTCCCTGGGCCAAGACGCTTACGAACTCGAGATCTCCCGCGGCGACGGACCCGACGCGCTGCGCACCGGACGTATATCGAGCGCGCAGCAGCGCCTCGTCGCCTGGCCGGATCTGTCCCTGGGCTCTCGCGAGCGCGCTGGCGTGCGCGTACGGGTCTGGACGGACGGCGCCGATGAGCCGAGCGACTGGAGCGAGGCCGCCGTCGTCGAAGCCGGCCTACTCGGACCAGCTGACTGGAGCGCCGTGCCGGTGGGCGCGGCGTGGCCGGAGGATCCGCACGGCCGGCGCCGCCCCGCGCGCGTCCGCCGGGACTTCGAGGTCGAACGGCAGATCGTCCGCGCACGGCTCTATGTCACAGCGCACGGCCTGTACGAAGCCGAGATCAACGGCATACGTGTCGGCGACGACGCCCTCTCCCCCGGCTGGACCGTCTATTCGCGGCGGCTGCGCTACTACACGTACGACGTCACCGAGCACCTGAGCGCCGGCGCCAACACCATCGGGGCCTGGCTCGGCGACGGCTGGTACCGCGGCAAGTACGGCTTCGACGGCGGCACCCGCAACATCTACGGCACCGACCAGTCGCTGATCGCCCAGCTCGAGATCGTCCACGACGACGGGAGCACGACCGTCATCGCGACCGACCGGACATGGAGCGCCGCGCCGAGCCCCATCACCGAATCAGGCCTGTACGAAGGCGAGAGCTTCGACGCCCGCCTCCAGGACTCGGCCTGGTCCACGCCGCACCGATCGGCCGCAGAACCCGACTGGTCGCCCGTCGTCGTCAGGAAGCGCGACCCGGGCACCCTGGTCGCGCCGCAGGGTCCCCCTGTGCGGTGCACCGAGGAGGTCGCGCCCGTCAGCGTCGCCCGTCGCGAGGACGGCCGACTGCTCGTCGACTTCGGCCAGAACCTCGTCGGGCGCCTGCGGATCACCGTCGACGCACCGGCCGGAAACGCCGTTACCATCCGCCACGCGGAAGTCCTCGAACACGGCGAGCTGGCGGTCTGGCCGCTGCGCGAGGCCCACTCGACCGATACGTACATCAGCGACGGCGCGGGCCCAGACACCTGGGAGCCGCGGTTCACCCTGCACGGCTTCCGCTACGCGGAAATCGAGGGCTGGCCCGACGGCGGGGTGCCCCCGGAGGCCGTCACCGCCCGCGTCTACCACACCGACATGCGCCGCACCGGCTGGTTCGAATGCAGCGACCCGCTGATCAACCGTCTACACGAGAACGTCGTGTGGAGCATGCGCGGCAACTTCGTCGACCTGCCCACCGACTGCCCCCAGCGCGACGAGCGGCTCGGCTGGACCGGCGACATCCAGGTGTTCGCGCCGACCGCCGCGTTCCTCTTCGACTGCGCCGGCATGCTCGACTCCTGGCTCGTCGACGTCGGCATCGAGCAGCTGCCCGACGGCACCGTTCCCTGGTACGTCCCTGTCATCCCGGGCGAGCCGATGTGGACTCCGATCCAGCCCGGTGCGGCCTGGGGCGACGTCTCCACGCTCACGCCGTGGCTGCTCTACCAGCGTTTCGACGACGCCGGACTGCTGCGTCGCCACTTCGAGACCGGCAAGAAGTGGGTCGACCTGATGGACCGGGTCGCCGGCCCCTCGCGCCTGTGGGACACCGGGTTCCAGCTCGGCGACTGGCTCGACCCGGTCGCGCCACCCGACGACCCGGCTAGCGGCCGCACCGACAAGTACCTCATCGCGACGGCGTACTTCGCCTGGTCGACAAGGCATCTGGCGCGGATCGCCGAGACCATCGGCGAGGACGAGCACGCCCACCGCTACAAGATCCTGGCCGACCAGGTCGCCGCGGCGTTCCGCGGCCGTTGGGCGCTGCCCGACGGACTGATGCGCGTCGACAGTCCCACCGCCTACGCCCTCGCCCTGCGGTTCGACCTGATCACGACGCCGGCCGCGCGCAAGCGAGCCGGCGACCGCCTCGCCGAGCTCGTCCTCGCCGACGACGCGAAGATAGCCACCGGTTTCGTCGGCACGCCACTGCTGTGCGACGCCCTGACCGAAGCAGGTCACATCGACGTCGCCTACAAGCTCCTGACCCAGACCGAATGCCCCTCCTGGCTCTACCCCGTCACGCAAGGCGCGACCACGATCTGGGAGCGCTGGGACGGCCTGCGCCCGGACGGCAGCCTCAACCCCGGCGACATGACCTCGTTCAACCACTACGCCCTCGGCGCGGTCGCCGACTGGCTCCACCGCACCGTCGCAGGCCTCGAAGCCACCAGCCCCGGCTACCGCACGATCAGATTCCGCCCCCGGCCCGGCGGGCGAATCACCTCGGCCAAGGCCCGCCACGAGACGCCGTACGGCACGGCGGCGATCGCGTGGGAGTTGGTCGAGGAGATGTTGAGCGTGGATGTGGTGGTGCCGCCGGGATGCACGGCGGAGTTGGAGCTTCCGGGGCAGGCACCGGTCGGTCTGGGTGCCGGCTCGCATCGTGCCAGTGTGCAAATACCCAACCGCTCGTTGAGCCACGCCGGAACCATCGAGGCTCGTTGA
- a CDS encoding sigma-70 family RNA polymerase sigma factor: MTGTEEAGTTAGAARDRLVAAHLHLVEQEAAQYRTWRLDRADLHQAGAVGLLIAASRFDPQRAVPFGAYARIWVRKEIQRAIARQEFPMVLPPDLVGRTVVLRRALDENADRLTLAAAALGVSPGTAAALHRQLSAVSIDADEDLFAPGFAMPFADGGPTPETAVVAADFADVIRLALTRMDARRAAALVLRYGLDGGPERSFREIGRQLEVSGHTARTYVEQAQTQLRRLAE; the protein is encoded by the coding sequence GTGACCGGCACCGAGGAAGCCGGCACCACTGCCGGCGCAGCCCGCGATCGCCTCGTCGCGGCCCATCTCCACCTCGTCGAACAGGAGGCCGCGCAGTACCGGACCTGGCGTCTCGACCGCGCCGATCTGCACCAGGCCGGAGCCGTCGGACTGTTGATCGCCGCCTCGAGGTTCGACCCGCAACGGGCTGTCCCCTTCGGGGCCTACGCGCGGATCTGGGTCCGCAAAGAGATCCAGCGCGCGATCGCCCGCCAGGAGTTCCCGATGGTCTTGCCGCCGGACCTGGTCGGGCGCACGGTCGTCCTTCGGCGCGCCTTGGATGAGAACGCCGACAGGCTCACCCTGGCCGCCGCGGCGCTCGGAGTCTCCCCGGGCACCGCCGCGGCACTGCACCGTCAGCTCTCAGCCGTGAGCATCGATGCCGACGAAGATCTCTTCGCACCCGGGTTCGCGATGCCGTTTGCCGACGGTGGGCCGACTCCGGAAACCGCCGTGGTTGCGGCGGATTTCGCGGATGTCATCCGTCTCGCCCTGACCCGTATGGACGCCCGTCGTGCAGCTGCGCTGGTTCTGCGCTACGGCTTGGACGGCGGTCCCGAGCGGTCGTTCCGCGAGATCGGACGCCAGCTCGAGGTCTCCGGCCATACCGCGCGCACCTATGTCGAGCAGGCACAGACGCAGCTGCGCCGCCTCGCCGAGTAG